In Deinococcus aquiradiocola, the sequence CCTCCGGCGGGAACGTGAGCGGGACAGTACTCGCGACCGTGTACAGCGCCGCGTCCCGCGACAGGACCGGCAGCGGGTACAGCCCGTCCCGACCCTGCAGCAGCGTCGCCGGACCACCCTGCGGGAGGAGCAGCACCGCCACCGACAGCCCCGCCGGAGCGGCCACCCGCACGGACGACGGCCCCGGCTTCCGGAACAGCCCGCCCGGCGCTCTCGGCACGTCGAAGGTCGTGCCCGCCAGGAACGGCACGCCCGGCTGCACCCGCAGCGCAGCGGGCGCGCACGCCGCCAGCGAAAGGCACACGAGACCGGTCAGCAGCAGACGAAGCAGGAGGCGCATGCCTCAAGTCTAGAACCACACGGTGCGCCGCGCGTCCTTGAGGTGGTGGCCCCGCAGGCGGTTCAGTCGCCGCTGATCAGGATGCGGCCCGCGTTCAGCACGATCTCCTGCACGCCCGACCCGACCGGCTCGCCGCTCAGCGCGTCCCGCCACTCCCCGGCCGGCAGCGTCACCGTGACCGGCTCCGCCGCGCCGCGCGACGCGAGGACCGCCACGCTCACCCCGTCCAGTTCGCGCACGTACCCGAACGTGTCGTCCTGCGCGGCCAGGACCCGCATCGACCCGCGCTGCAGGGCCGGTGTCGCCCGCCTCAGCGCGATCAGGCGCTGCACGTCCGAGCGCAGGTCCATATCCCAGGCGGCCGGGTCGCCCCCGTGGTCCGTCCATGGCATCGGCGCGCGGCAGAACGGCATGGCGGCCGCCACCTCCTGACTCAGGCCGATCTCCGTACCGTAATAGATGCACGGCACGCCCGGGTACCCCATCAGCAGCGTCAGCGCGGCGCGCAGCTTCACGCGGTCCCCGCCCAGCTGGAACAGGGCGCGCGGCGTGTCGTGCGAGTCCAGCAGGTTGAACATGTTCAGCGCCACCTGCGGCGGCAGCGCGTGGTACGCGTCCCACAGCTGCTCGGCCAGTTCCGCGCCCGTCAGGCGGCTCGGCATGAAGAAGTGCGTCTGCCCGCTCAGCCACTGCATGAGCGGCAGCCCGAACCCGTGGTAGTTCATGGCGCCGTCCTCACCGTCGCCCTGCATGGCGCGCTCCGCGTCGAAGAAGCGCTCCCCGAACACGTACGCGTCCCCGCGCTCCTCCCGCGCCGCGCGTTTCAGCTCGCGGTGCAGTTCGAGGTTCTGGTCGTCGGTGCCGCCCGACCCGATCATGTGCGCCACGTCGAGCCGCCACCCGTCCATCGAGAGGCCCCGCGCGTCCCTGCGCAGCCAGTGCCGCACGACGCTCAGCTCGCCCGCCAGGAACTCCTGCCGGGTCGCCTCGGACGCGTAATCCAGTTTCGGGAGGGTCGGCACGTCCATGAACGTGTGGTACGGCAGGAGCCTGGAAGCGTCGTTCACCTCACGCCACGTGAACATCGCGCGCTGCGGCGCGGCCGGGTCCGCGAGCGCCGCCCGGAAGATCGCGTTCTCGTTTCCGACGTGGTTGAACACGCCGTCCAGTACCACGCGCACCCCGGCGTCACGGCACGCGCCGAGCAGGTCGTCGTACGCCGCCTGCCCGCCCAGGTGCGGGTCGATCTGCCGGTAGTCGCTGATGTCGTACCGGTGATTGCTGGGACTGACGAAGATCGGCGTGAGCCACAGCGCGTTCACGCCCAGCTCCGTCAGGTACGGCAGTTTCTCCGTGATGCCCTGCAGGTCCCCGCCGTAATGCCCGTGAATGTCGCCCCGCCGGTCCGGCACGGTGTTCCACGGGACCCTGAAGACGCTCGCGCCCGCGTACTCGTACTCTCCGTCCTGCACGTCACTCGTCTCGTCTCCGTTCCGGAAGCGGTCCGGGAAGATCTGGTAGAACACGCTCCCCCACGCCCACTCCGGCGCGCGGTACCCGGCGAGGTACTGGAACCAGTCGCGGAACGCGCGGCGCGTGCGGTGCAGGCCGCTCATGGTGAGGTTCACGTGATCGTCCGGCAGGGCCAGCTGCCACGCGTACCGCGTCACGTCCTGCTCCAGCGTCAGGGTGTACTCGAACCAGCCGGGCCGTCCAGGCACCGCGCTCGCCGCGTGCGCCTCCAGCTCTCCGCTGCGGACCACCATGAACCCCACCCCCGTGACGGGCAGGGTGGTGTGCATGCGGAGCGTGACGCTCTCCCCGCGCGGCGCGCTGAGGCGGTCCGTGAAGGTGGGCGTGTGGTCGTGACGGGCGGGCAGGGTGGTGAACACGGTCATGCGGAACTCCTGAAGACAGGCGGGAGGACGGCACGGAAGCAGGGACACGACTTCCGGCCGGTGAGGAAAGGAAGGTCGTGTCCCTGAACGAGGGGTCAAGCGTTGCCTGCAGATTTGGCAACAGGATGCTGGACGCCCCGTACGGGTGTCAAGCGCCCCGCACGCGCACCCGCGCGCCGGGAGGACGGACACGCCGCTGGCGCGGACACGCTGCTACACTGCCTGCTGTGCGCTCACCGCTGCCCCGCACCATCCTGATCCGACTGGAGACTGGCCGCCTCGTGGTGTACAGCCTGCTGGCCGGGGGTCTCGTCGGCCTGCTCGGCAGCGCGTGGCGACCCGTGCTGGAAGGCGCCCTGAACCTCGGCGCGCGCCTCCTCGGGTACCGGCCGCCCGGCACGGCCGGGGAGGGCGGCCTGCTGATCGCCTTCGGGGACCTCGCGCCCACCGTGCTGCTCGTGCTGCCGCTCCTGGCGGCCCTGTACGCGCTGCTCATGCCGCGCGGGCGTCAGTCCGACCCGCTCGACGCGGTGGTCGCCGGGTACCACGCGCGCGGCGAGTGGGGCGGCCCCCTCCCGCAGCTGCGCGGCCTGCTCGCCACCGTGACCGGCCACGCGGGCGGCCTGCTCGTCGGGCGGGACAGCACCTTCACGGCCCTCGGCGGGCTCGCCGCGCTGCTCCTCGGGCGGCTCGCGCGCCTCGACCCGGCCGAACGGCGCATCCTGACGCTCGCCTGCGTCGCCGCCGCGCTCGGCCTCGTGCTGCACGCCCCGCTCGCCGCCGCCGTCCTGATGGCCGAAGTGCTGTACCGCCGCTTCGAGTTCGAATTCGAGGTCCTGATGCCCTGCGTGCTGGCCGCCGTGTGCGCGTCGGCCGTGTCGGGCCTCATCGGCGGCTTCGACCCGCTGTTCGCGCTGACTGGCACGCTCACCCCGACCGCCGGCCAGCTGCCCGTGTACCTGCTGCTGGCCGCCACCGTTACGCTCCTGAGCTGGGTGCTGACGCTCGTCACGACGTCCGTCCACACCCTGTACACCGGCCTGCAGGACCGCCTGAGCGGCTGGCGCCCCACCGCGCTGCGCGCCCTGCTCGGCGCGATGTTCGGCCTGACCGTCGCCATCATCGCGCTCGGCAGTACCCCGTCCGTCCTCGGGGACGGCGCCGGGTGGCTGCAGCTGTCCGTGAGCGGCTTCACCGGCGAGGAGAGCGGCGGTATGGCCGCGTGGCGCTGGCTGCTCCTCGCGCTCGGCATGCCGCTCGCCTTCGGGGGCGGCGTGCTCGTGTCGGCCAGCATGGGCGGCCTGCTCGGCGTGGGTCTCGCGTCGCTGCTCGGCACGTGGGGCCTGAACGTGGACTTCCCCGTCGCGGCCCTGATCGGGGCGGCCAGCTGCCTCACCGTCACCCTGAACGTCCCGGTCGCCGCCGCGCTCCTCGCCGTCACGTGGGGCGGCGACGCGCTCCTGCCCGCCGCGCTCGCCTCGACGGCCCTCGCGCATTCCCTGAGCGGCGAGGCCAGCCTGCTGCCCGGACAGGTCAGCCGCCGCAGCGACTCCCGCGCGCACGCCGCCGCGCTCCCCACCGTCCTCGGCCGCGTGAACGCCCCCCTGCGCCCCCTGCAGGCCGCCGCCCTGACGCGCGCCGCGACCGGCACGCCCATCCCAGGGACACCCGGCTCCATGACATCCGGCCCCGCCCTGCCGGAACCCGCCACCGGCGACGCCCCGCCCGCTTCCCCGGCCACGCCCGAGGCGGAAGTGCCGCAGCGTCGCCAGCTGTACCGGCACGACCTGCCGCGCAGCTGGCAGGGCGCCCGCGTGAACCTCATCACCCTGCCGCTCGGCATCGAACTGCTCAGCGTCGTCCGTGCCGGACAGGCCCGCCTCGCCACGCCCGACCTGCGCCTCGCCGCCGGGGACGAACTGCTGCTCCTGTGTACCCCCGGCGAATTCCAGGCGTGGCAGACCTCCATCCGCGCCGTCGGTCAGGCCTGATACGGTTTTGAGCTGAACTTCTGGAGTTCAGCCGAGCGACAAGGGCACCAACAAGTCCGGTGTTGAGGAGGTGGAAGCGGGCAGGCGTCCTTCAGGGCGTGTCGTCGTGAACGGACGCGGCTGGCCACGCCACTCCTCCCGTTCTGCCCAGGAAGCGGGCAAGCGTCCTCTCCTGCGGAGCTGTGCCAGTCATGGGCGCTGTTCTGCCCAAGAAGCGGGCAAGCGTCCTGCAGGGCGCTGTCCTGCCCAAGAAGGGATGTCGGTGCTGTTCCCGGCATCCCTGGAATCGGATCAAAACCGTATGAAGCTTACCCCCCAGGCGACACGACACAGGCGACACGAGGAAGCGGGCCGACCCGGCACTCCGGTCGGCCCGCCCTCCACTGGTTGTCTTACGCCCCGCATCGCCGTGGGGCGTCCACGCTCACTCGAAGAGGGTGCTGACGCTCTCGCCGGTGTGGATGTTGCTGATGGCGTTCGCGAACAGTTCCGCCACCGACAGCACGTGCAGCTTCCCGCCCGACCCGTCGATCTTCGACTGCGGCACGAGCACCGTGT encodes:
- a CDS encoding alpha-amylase family glycosyl hydrolase: MTVFTTLPARHDHTPTFTDRLSAPRGESVTLRMHTTLPVTGVGFMVVRSGELEAHAASAVPGRPGWFEYTLTLEQDVTRYAWQLALPDDHVNLTMSGLHRTRRAFRDWFQYLAGYRAPEWAWGSVFYQIFPDRFRNGDETSDVQDGEYEYAGASVFRVPWNTVPDRRGDIHGHYGGDLQGITEKLPYLTELGVNALWLTPIFVSPSNHRYDISDYRQIDPHLGGQAAYDDLLGACRDAGVRVVLDGVFNHVGNENAIFRAALADPAAPQRAMFTWREVNDASRLLPYHTFMDVPTLPKLDYASEATRQEFLAGELSVVRHWLRRDARGLSMDGWRLDVAHMIGSGGTDDQNLELHRELKRAAREERGDAYVFGERFFDAERAMQGDGEDGAMNYHGFGLPLMQWLSGQTHFFMPSRLTGAELAEQLWDAYHALPPQVALNMFNLLDSHDTPRALFQLGGDRVKLRAALTLLMGYPGVPCIYYGTEIGLSQEVAAAMPFCRAPMPWTDHGGDPAAWDMDLRSDVQRLIALRRATPALQRGSMRVLAAQDDTFGYVRELDGVSVAVLASRGAAEPVTVTLPAGEWRDALSGEPVGSGVQEIVLNAGRILISGD
- a CDS encoding chloride channel protein, coding for MRSPLPRTILIRLETGRLVVYSLLAGGLVGLLGSAWRPVLEGALNLGARLLGYRPPGTAGEGGLLIAFGDLAPTVLLVLPLLAALYALLMPRGRQSDPLDAVVAGYHARGEWGGPLPQLRGLLATVTGHAGGLLVGRDSTFTALGGLAALLLGRLARLDPAERRILTLACVAAALGLVLHAPLAAAVLMAEVLYRRFEFEFEVLMPCVLAAVCASAVSGLIGGFDPLFALTGTLTPTAGQLPVYLLLAATVTLLSWVLTLVTTSVHTLYTGLQDRLSGWRPTALRALLGAMFGLTVAIIALGSTPSVLGDGAGWLQLSVSGFTGEESGGMAAWRWLLLALGMPLAFGGGVLVSASMGGLLGVGLASLLGTWGLNVDFPVAALIGAASCLTVTLNVPVAAALLAVTWGGDALLPAALASTALAHSLSGEASLLPGQVSRRSDSRAHAAALPTVLGRVNAPLRPLQAAALTRAATGTPIPGTPGSMTSGPALPEPATGDAPPASPATPEAEVPQRRQLYRHDLPRSWQGARVNLITLPLGIELLSVVRAGQARLATPDLRLAAGDELLLLCTPGEFQAWQTSIRAVGQA